The following coding sequences lie in one Synechococcus sp. PCC 7336 genomic window:
- a CDS encoding type III-B CRISPR-associated protein Cas10/Cmr2 produces MDSDSNIYTVVTFAPVQGFIEKSRKLRDLYGSSYLLSLLSWSVCTAANRHNYTVISPALPNIAQGLPNLILIAGTTPFPHDLAHQSFSLTWSSAIDTCRAWIAERVQSDDWTYGEGWQRAWSHWRNHAWEFFYASGVAGDSISAVRQKLNNTKRSRDWVGVNWTGESSTLSGADAIVRPGMGREGDLRQLNYGRAKLEATAFARKLSAELGEAYLLRRKNGTSGRDRETLKASIGQAFLDPDEELSIPELVKRLITHEAIGEQFVDRLTTALDRPAIGCSELSDLLAKLQNELNPDSFRDLNRLAKPNAKMEKEPKFWTGWFQGDGDSVGQYLERQQNSQSQSTAAQNTQAFSALMRTWGHELVQQDLPPGGRTIYAGGDDFLGVLYRPQAQILAKDCVNWLQTFSRDVWHGNSPKPITVSVGFVWCSPRVPQRDVLQHCKAAEQSAKQLGRDRLALRILFAGGNTLEWVCPWHWLEKDLLSGYRDREGGQNWTHFYNDVVELESRHAFEGNPIEVATALFEVYFPDFRQAANPLSEQHWWNVDGDEGRVSSGILGDPQRFLLPDRADEAIAQLSSSPNVRRALNQWVTNLAKVGFHLCQ; encoded by the coding sequence ATGGATAGTGACAGCAATATCTACACTGTCGTAACCTTTGCACCAGTGCAAGGCTTTATCGAAAAATCTCGCAAGCTGAGAGATTTGTACGGTAGCTCCTATCTGCTATCACTCCTATCTTGGTCCGTCTGTACCGCAGCGAATCGCCACAACTACACCGTCATCTCCCCCGCCCTCCCCAACATCGCCCAAGGCTTACCCAACCTCATCCTCATCGCAGGCACAACCCCCTTCCCTCACGACCTCGCCCACCAAAGCTTTTCCCTCACCTGGTCGAGCGCGATCGACACCTGCCGCGCTTGGATCGCAGAACGCGTCCAGTCAGACGATTGGACCTACGGCGAAGGCTGGCAACGAGCCTGGAGCCACTGGCGCAACCATGCCTGGGAATTTTTCTACGCATCGGGAGTTGCCGGAGACAGCATCTCCGCCGTGCGCCAAAAATTGAACAACACCAAGCGATCGCGCGACTGGGTAGGCGTTAACTGGACGGGCGAAAGCTCGACCCTCTCAGGCGCAGACGCGATTGTCAGACCGGGAATGGGCCGAGAAGGCGATCTCAGACAACTCAACTACGGTCGAGCCAAACTCGAAGCGACAGCCTTTGCCCGCAAACTCAGCGCCGAACTGGGAGAAGCCTATCTTTTGCGACGCAAGAATGGGACTTCCGGTCGAGACAGAGAAACCCTCAAAGCAAGCATCGGTCAAGCCTTTCTCGATCCCGATGAAGAACTCAGCATTCCCGAACTGGTCAAGCGCCTCATCACCCACGAAGCCATTGGCGAACAGTTTGTCGATCGCCTCACCACCGCCCTCGATCGCCCCGCAATAGGCTGTTCTGAATTAAGCGACCTGCTCGCCAAACTCCAAAACGAACTCAACCCAGATAGCTTTCGCGATCTCAATCGCTTAGCCAAACCCAATGCCAAAATGGAGAAAGAACCCAAATTCTGGACCGGCTGGTTTCAGGGAGACGGCGACTCTGTCGGACAGTATCTCGAACGACAACAAAACAGCCAGTCTCAATCCACAGCCGCCCAAAACACGCAAGCATTTAGCGCGCTGATGAGAACTTGGGGACACGAGTTGGTACAACAAGACCTTCCTCCCGGCGGACGCACCATCTACGCCGGAGGAGACGATTTTTTAGGGGTTTTGTATCGCCCGCAAGCACAAATTCTGGCCAAAGACTGCGTGAATTGGCTGCAAACCTTCAGTCGCGATGTCTGGCACGGCAACAGCCCCAAACCCATCACCGTCAGCGTGGGATTTGTCTGGTGCAGTCCCCGCGTGCCCCAGCGGGATGTCTTGCAACACTGCAAAGCCGCCGAACAATCCGCCAAACAACTGGGACGCGATCGTCTCGCCCTGCGCATTTTATTTGCCGGAGGCAACACATTGGAGTGGGTCTGCCCCTGGCACTGGCTGGAAAAAGACTTGCTCTCGGGCTACCGCGATCGCGAAGGCGGCCAAAACTGGACTCATTTCTATAACGACGTTGTCGAGCTGGAAAGCCGCCACGCCTTTGAGGGCAACCCAATCGAGGTAGCCACCGCACTCTTCGAAGTCTACTTCCCCGATTTCCGCCAAGCAGCGAATCCCCTGTCAGAACAGCATTGGTGGAATGTCGATGGCGACGAAGGTCGAGTTTCATCGGGCATTTTGGGCGATCCGCAACGATTTTTGCTCCCCGATCGCGCTGACGAGGCGATCGCGCAACTGTCTTCTAGCCCCAACGTCCGACGCGCCCTCAACCAGTGGGTGACTAACCTTGCCAAAGTGGGATTTCATCTATGCCAGTAA
- a CDS encoding RAMP superfamily CRISPR-associated protein, with translation MYSKAYGVIHTEAPVHVGASAGEETGNLNLIFRDQFTQTGIIPGSSIRGRFRADMRGDNSAENQRNANNWYGRAATSDSKESSETSQEENKNFEALVKFEYASIVWLPIFCPGQPIVWVTCPRLLARYQRIRGLDRQLPKAYTAPKTLQGRQIGSGPSKQRVLFFNLGFLEIEHEADLSDWVPEGVDLPSDRLVVVDDNDIGMLHDMALYRQSRVKLADEQKKVEDGAFFNVEALPEGTVLVFPIALKETGWAPFGEKSEAELYFGGLESIGFGRCQVFLGGDL, from the coding sequence ATGTATTCCAAAGCTTACGGAGTGATTCATACCGAGGCTCCAGTTCACGTCGGAGCCAGCGCGGGAGAGGAGACAGGCAATCTCAACTTAATTTTCCGCGACCAATTCACCCAGACAGGCATTATTCCCGGCAGCTCCATTCGGGGACGATTCCGGGCGGATATGCGCGGCGACAATAGCGCGGAAAATCAGCGGAATGCAAATAACTGGTATGGACGAGCTGCTACGTCAGACAGTAAGGAATCCTCCGAAACGTCGCAAGAGGAGAATAAAAATTTTGAAGCTCTGGTCAAGTTCGAATATGCTTCCATTGTCTGGCTGCCCATCTTCTGTCCCGGCCAGCCCATTGTGTGGGTGACTTGCCCCAGGTTATTGGCCCGCTATCAGCGCATCCGAGGGCTCGATCGGCAATTGCCCAAAGCCTACACCGCCCCCAAAACCCTTCAGGGCAGACAAATAGGCTCTGGACCCAGCAAGCAAAGAGTCCTGTTCTTCAATCTGGGCTTTTTAGAAATCGAGCACGAAGCCGATCTCTCCGATTGGGTGCCCGAAGGGGTCGATCTGCCAAGCGATCGCCTCGTCGTCGTCGACGACAACGACATCGGCATGTTGCACGACATGGCCCTCTACCGCCAAAGCCGCGTCAAGCTAGCTGACGAGCAAAAGAAAGTTGAAGACGGAGCCTTTTTCAATGTGGAAGCCTTGCCCGAAGGCACGGTGTTGGTGTTTCCCATCGCCTTGAAAGAAACCGGCTGGGCGCCGTTTGGGGAGAAGAGCGAAGCGGAACTCTATTTTGGCGGCCTGGAATCAATCGGCTTCGGTCGCTGTCAGGTGTTTTTAGGAGGAGACTTATAA
- a CDS encoding tetratricopeptide repeat protein, which yields MSEVFELMAGCRRVRGIGRFGRFAAVVAIACSSCSAITPLAGARVPPVPAPVSQAYEVLQQGNVVSAIAQFETAVRDYPESLQAKFGLAIAYRRAGREAETWAAFQAVLHQDPSHELALETVGLLALLEPQRYRSGVAALTQLLERSPDRVEARTHRARLYSLLGLYNEALADYRLVVAAGAVESQVLLQAAEAAVRGEGFAAAIAFYDRYRQTGQAILGEDLLLYLRALRADARTLTALDLARTELAYVDGRSELGVRLQVAIAESYYFSNQPQSAIATLQPLIDDPGTAVSLARALDEVAQRPEVSLNFELAAIDLYRQLLARPSPDAAVLQAAAQFMRRRPELLANAHQLYRHLLQQDPHNRSYALHTLSLEAALLAAGNLPTAASVPPLRRLQLRQQLRQIVQTLPENPTERQDWAIALASIDPPDPDLLPVYLELLQRGARHPPLLLRVAQMLVARGDLQSAQLALADYRQFNRRETAPAAELLLADIERRQGKFAASSQRYEVIMSTYASHWPTAREAALGLAWVRLQQSQPRAAIYLYEQLLQQNPEDWRAVLGQVAAAQQLQAISTAAAIALIDRWQTSAPGSVPPLELYSLTADLPAQPHWSDLYETMLAFAPHSAQRQPPVLAAIDSGDSSSRSHLEAGTPPPPSAPAEEEFDGARLGWDSTFNALRYYRDLARQQQGDGVTPQVRARLQELQKSLLQRRGFQPEWER from the coding sequence TTGAGTGAAGTATTTGAACTGATGGCAGGATGCAGGCGGGTTAGGGGAATTGGCAGGTTCGGGAGATTCGCGGCAGTGGTGGCGATCGCCTGCAGCAGTTGCTCGGCCATTACGCCCCTCGCAGGGGCTCGAGTGCCGCCCGTGCCGGCTCCAGTCAGCCAAGCCTATGAGGTTTTACAGCAGGGGAATGTAGTGTCGGCGATCGCCCAATTCGAGACGGCAGTGAGAGACTATCCAGAATCGCTGCAGGCCAAGTTCGGTCTGGCGATCGCCTATCGTCGGGCGGGGCGGGAAGCAGAGACTTGGGCGGCGTTTCAAGCGGTGCTGCACCAGGATCCCAGCCACGAATTGGCCCTGGAAACGGTTGGGTTGCTGGCGCTGCTGGAGCCGCAGCGGTATCGCTCGGGGGTGGCTGCTCTAACTCAACTGCTGGAGCGATCGCCCGATCGCGTGGAGGCCAGAACCCATCGGGCGCGACTCTATTCCCTCTTGGGGCTCTATAACGAGGCTTTGGCCGATTACCGCCTTGTGGTGGCGGCAGGAGCTGTCGAGTCGCAGGTGCTCTTGCAGGCGGCGGAAGCTGCGGTGAGGGGGGAGGGGTTTGCCGCCGCGATCGCCTTTTACGATCGCTATCGCCAAACGGGGCAGGCGATTTTGGGGGAAGATCTGCTCTTATACCTGCGGGCTTTGCGGGCCGATGCTCGGACCCTTACTGCCCTCGATCTCGCCCGAACTGAATTGGCCTACGTCGATGGGCGCAGCGAGTTGGGGGTGAGGTTGCAGGTGGCGATCGCCGAAAGCTATTACTTCTCGAATCAACCCCAAAGTGCGATCGCCACCCTGCAGCCTTTAATCGACGATCCCGGCACCGCAGTCAGCTTGGCTCGCGCTTTAGACGAGGTGGCCCAACGTCCCGAAGTATCGCTGAATTTCGAACTGGCTGCCATAGACCTCTATCGCCAGCTCTTGGCTCGCCCCTCCCCCGATGCCGCAGTGCTGCAGGCCGCTGCCCAGTTTATGCGTCGCCGCCCCGAACTGCTAGCAAACGCCCATCAGCTCTATCGCCACCTACTCCAGCAAGATCCCCACAACCGCAGCTATGCCCTCCACACCCTCAGCCTCGAAGCCGCCCTCTTAGCGGCTGGCAACCTCCCCACCGCAGCCTCCGTGCCGCCGCTGCGGCGGCTACAACTGCGGCAGCAACTGCGGCAGATCGTCCAGACCCTACCCGAAAACCCTACAGAGCGACAAGATTGGGCGATCGCCCTCGCTTCCATCGATCCCCCCGATCCAGACCTGTTGCCCGTATATTTGGAATTGCTGCAGCGGGGAGCTCGGCATCCCCCCCTGTTGCTGCGGGTGGCTCAGATGTTGGTGGCGCGGGGAGACCTGCAGTCGGCCCAATTGGCCTTAGCGGACTACCGCCAGTTCAATCGGCGAGAGACTGCACCCGCAGCAGAACTGCTGTTGGCCGATATCGAGCGGCGGCAGGGGAAGTTCGCGGCTAGCAGCCAGCGCTACGAAGTCATCATGTCAACCTATGCCTCCCATTGGCCGACTGCCCGCGAAGCTGCATTGGGATTGGCATGGGTCCGCTTGCAACAGAGCCAGCCTCGGGCTGCCATCTACCTATACGAACAACTGCTGCAGCAGAACCCCGAGGATTGGCGGGCGGTGCTGGGACAGGTGGCAGCAGCTCAGCAACTGCAGGCCATTTCGACCGCAGCGGCGATCGCCCTCATCGATCGCTGGCAGACCTCGGCCCCCGGCAGCGTACCGCCCCTCGAACTGTATTCCCTGACTGCCGATTTGCCCGCTCAACCCCATTGGAGCGACCTCTACGAAACGATGCTGGCTTTTGCGCCCCATTCCGCCCAACGGCAACCCCCCGTCTTGGCGGCGATCGACTCGGGGGACTCGTCTTCCCGTTCTCATCTAGAGGCGGGCACTCCCCCTCCCCCCTCTGCTCCAGCAGAGGAAGAGTTTGATGGAGCTCGCCTCGGTTGGGACTCCACTTTCAACGCCCTGCGCTACTATCGAGACTTGGCCCGACAGCAGCAGGGCGATGGCGTGACGCCTCAAGTGCGCGCTCGCCTGCAAGAGTTGCAAAAGAGCCTACTGCAGCGACGGGGATTTCAGCCAGAGTGGGAACGTTGA
- a CDS encoding porin — protein sequence MRYRIQPGRYWPLGSWSATAVCRDFTLQWRSPLAALVLLSTGVGGWQGRAFGTAALEEEPADVAVRLHGIAIAQALPSERERAATRDRLDSADRQAREDELIRQVLRSPLSPPATAPLSAPPPPPSDLPPAARGVTEFFSPSFARASESNPHSSEAIAGLNCSVCDLTPPPPNQQLNANLERAETRLPLAPNTLAGGGPIIFDPPSPPPAAPVAPVAPPAPPDAPPPPARAPAPPVPLAESELEPPPLAEPPLETPFDIATLPEFQPTLVVDGLGIQLGDTTSVRVRVRGDVPINANVLIGGAVDFAEGSELSSAFLDGLTVNELFVAVAPPGVPNLRLILGQIDLTSYFDRNSFAKDVGTHFFDTVFQTNPALAAAGLEASTGALLNWTATDQLEVKLGTFSSSRRLDEFDLDGFVGEVAFRVGNAIVRATYVTGTDAGTETAFPAAFSVPRGDGAFGPLPDDREQAYGINFEYFAESINLGIFGRFGQYFNNDLDVSAITASAGINLFDIALPEDRLGLGIGFGLDNNDLREDLDEPFPSVVEAFYDFQPLDNFRVGFTVVARDEFSEVDLGVRVRTTLDLLNREFE from the coding sequence GTGCGTTACCGTATCCAGCCAGGTCGATATTGGCCGCTCGGCAGTTGGTCAGCCACTGCAGTCTGTCGGGACTTTACCCTGCAGTGGCGATCGCCTTTGGCTGCACTGGTGCTCTTAAGCACAGGCGTTGGAGGATGGCAGGGACGAGCTTTCGGCACAGCCGCGCTCGAAGAGGAACCAGCGGACGTTGCGGTTAGGTTGCACGGGATAGCGATCGCCCAAGCCTTGCCCTCCGAGCGAGAGCGAGCGGCGACACGCGATCGGCTCGATTCGGCAGACCGACAAGCCCGAGAAGACGAACTGATTCGCCAAGTCTTGCGATCGCCCCTCTCCCCACCGGCAACAGCCCCCCTCTCAGCTCCGCCTCCCCCCCCTTCAGACCTACCTCCGGCAGCACGAGGCGTGACAGAATTTTTTTCGCCCTCTTTCGCTCGCGCTTCCGAGAGCAACCCCCACAGCTCGGAGGCGATCGCGGGACTGAATTGCTCCGTCTGCGATCTCACTCCCCCTCCTCCCAACCAGCAACTCAATGCCAATCTAGAACGAGCCGAAACGAGACTCCCCCTCGCCCCCAACACATTGGCTGGAGGCGGTCCCATTATCTTCGACCCGCCGTCCCCCCCGCCCGCTGCCCCCGTTGCCCCCGTTGCCCCACCAGCTCCCCCCGACGCGCCGCCGCCGCCTGCCCGAGCCCCCGCCCCTCCCGTTCCGCTGGCGGAATCGGAACTGGAGCCCCCTCCCTTAGCGGAACCTCCCCTGGAAACGCCCTTCGACATCGCCACGCTGCCAGAATTTCAGCCCACCCTAGTCGTGGATGGATTGGGGATTCAACTGGGGGATACCACCTCCGTGCGGGTGCGGGTGCGGGGTGACGTGCCGATTAATGCCAATGTGCTGATCGGCGGAGCAGTCGATTTTGCCGAGGGCAGCGAACTCTCCAGTGCCTTTTTAGATGGCTTGACCGTCAACGAGTTATTTGTGGCGGTAGCCCCTCCAGGGGTACCCAACCTGCGCTTGATTCTCGGTCAAATCGATCTGACGTCGTACTTCGATCGCAATAGTTTTGCCAAAGATGTGGGCACCCACTTCTTCGATACGGTCTTTCAGACCAATCCCGCCCTTGCGGCTGCAGGCTTGGAGGCCAGCACTGGTGCGTTGCTCAACTGGACTGCGACGGACCAATTGGAGGTCAAGTTAGGCACCTTTTCATCCTCCCGCCGCTTGGATGAGTTCGACCTGGATGGGTTTGTGGGGGAAGTGGCGTTTCGAGTGGGCAATGCGATTGTGCGCGCCACCTACGTCACGGGCACCGATGCCGGGACCGAGACAGCCTTTCCGGCAGCGTTTTCAGTACCGCGAGGAGACGGCGCGTTTGGCCCGCTACCGGACGATCGCGAACAAGCCTACGGCATTAACTTCGAGTATTTTGCCGAAAGCATCAATTTGGGCATTTTTGGCCGCTTCGGCCAGTATTTCAACAACGATCTCGACGTCTCCGCCATTACAGCTAGTGCTGGAATTAACCTATTCGACATTGCCCTGCCCGAAGACCGCTTGGGTCTGGGGATTGGTTTCGGCTTAGACAATAATGATTTGCGAGAGGATCTAGACGAGCCGTTTCCCAGCGTTGTGGAAGCATTTTATGATTTTCAACCGCTCGATAATTTCCGGGTGGGGTTTACCGTTGTGGCGCGGGATGAGTTTAGCGAGGTGGATCTGGGGGTGCGGGTGAGAACGACGCTCGATTTGTTGAATCGCGAGTTTGAGTGA
- a CDS encoding Rpn family recombination-promoting nuclease/putative transposase, with the protein MRTDSIFYTLFATYPASFFQLQGQTDTDADAYRFDSIEVKQTVFVRDKAFRIDGVFVPKDERSPKPVWFCEIQFQPEDKIYRRLFGELFLYLRYPDRIPDWRASVIFPSRRADTHDTHLYSDLLQSPRVTRIYLDELNPDRLPLGAAIAQLTIEPNTTAPQRFQQVMQQTQAIGDRAIKSDIIELLRKLAIEKFPQLSKGDIERMLGLSNLKDTRVYREIEAEVLEQATAEIQAEARRKAVMEIAANCLQAGIPLETIAKATGLSLEQLAEIADRVDSSQEPDTKQ; encoded by the coding sequence GTGCGAACCGACTCCATCTTCTACACCCTATTCGCCACCTACCCCGCCAGCTTCTTCCAACTGCAAGGCCAAACCGATACCGACGCCGACGCCTACCGCTTCGACTCCATCGAAGTCAAACAAACCGTCTTCGTCCGCGACAAAGCCTTTCGCATCGACGGCGTCTTCGTCCCCAAAGACGAGCGATCGCCCAAACCCGTCTGGTTCTGCGAAATCCAATTCCAACCCGAAGACAAAATCTACCGCCGCCTCTTCGGCGAACTCTTCCTCTACCTGCGCTACCCCGATCGCATCCCCGACTGGCGAGCCAGCGTCATCTTCCCCAGCCGCCGCGCCGACACCCACGACACCCACCTCTACAGCGACCTCCTGCAAAGTCCCCGAGTCACCCGCATCTACCTCGACGAACTCAACCCCGATCGCCTCCCCCTAGGAGCCGCGATCGCCCAACTCACCATCGAACCCAACACCACTGCCCCGCAACGCTTTCAACAGGTGATGCAACAGACACAGGCGATCGGCGATCGCGCCATCAAGTCAGACATAATAGAGCTACTGAGAAAGTTAGCCATCGAAAAGTTTCCACAATTAAGCAAAGGAGACATCGAGCGCATGTTGGGATTGAGCAACCTAAAAGACACCCGCGTCTATCGCGAGATCGAAGCCGAGGTTCTAGAACAAGCAACAGCAGAAATTCAAGCAGAGGCTCGGAGAAAGGCAGTCATGGAAATTGCCGCTAACTGCTTACAAGCAGGGATTCCTCTTGAAACAATCGCAAAGGCGACGGGATTGTCCCTCGAACAGCTCGCAGAGATTGCCGATCGAGTTGATTCCAGCCAAGAGCCCGACACGAAACAGTGA
- a CDS encoding O-antigen ligase, with the protein MIDHLPRASAQSSSVACRLKGLRQLKISSAFFDRLEILLAIAGIALFSGVLPAILPGIALKLARYAIWLAALGFSVFRRPAKTLQVLSNDYFICILIVLSCLSFLWSDYPQNTISRAIELLRMSTFGVYLAATFRPEDRLKALSWVLALAAVLSAIYAFILPGIAIHYVDHPGAWKGIYEHKNTLGAVMVLSAIAFYLKLLFNPVNSISKCWLDWGGLGLSILLILQTTSKSSLLLLFFILAAIYQFKRYRWRGKTTILFLSLGLLLIGSVTAISIANWNEILLGLDRNPTLSGRTLIWDYAFERLSDRPWLGFGRGSFWTAGGIYQIEAGQRFSLGLEYLPPHSHNGFIDMLLDVGAIGFACFVLSWGIGYCRALSKAYYSNRAGDWFPLCFLTTIVANNFTESLLMRDASINIFWVLYLASVFSLGQARPSLSRDSK; encoded by the coding sequence ATGATTGACCATCTCCCAAGGGCTTCTGCCCAATCCAGTTCAGTGGCCTGCCGCTTGAAGGGACTGAGGCAATTGAAGATTTCCTCGGCATTTTTCGATCGACTGGAAATTCTCTTGGCGATCGCTGGTATCGCACTATTCTCTGGAGTTTTGCCTGCCATTCTCCCCGGCATTGCACTCAAACTCGCCCGTTACGCCATTTGGTTGGCTGCCCTCGGGTTCTCAGTCTTTCGCCGCCCCGCCAAAACACTTCAAGTGCTGAGTAATGATTACTTCATCTGCATATTAATCGTGCTATCTTGCCTTTCTTTCCTATGGTCTGACTACCCCCAGAACACCATCAGCCGAGCAATTGAGCTTTTGCGCATGAGTACATTTGGAGTCTATCTGGCTGCAACTTTTCGCCCCGAAGATCGCCTCAAAGCTCTCTCGTGGGTTCTAGCTTTAGCTGCTGTTCTCAGCGCTATCTACGCATTCATCTTGCCCGGTATTGCCATTCACTATGTCGATCATCCCGGAGCGTGGAAAGGTATTTACGAGCACAAAAATACATTGGGTGCCGTAATGGTTTTGAGTGCGATTGCGTTCTATCTAAAACTGCTGTTTAACCCAGTGAACTCGATCTCTAAATGCTGGCTGGATTGGGGAGGGCTGGGGCTATCGATCCTTTTAATACTCCAGACGACATCGAAATCTTCTCTCCTGTTATTGTTTTTTATTCTAGCTGCCATCTATCAGTTTAAGCGGTATCGCTGGAGAGGCAAAACCACAATCCTTTTCTTATCTTTGGGGTTATTGTTAATCGGTAGTGTCACTGCGATCTCGATCGCTAACTGGAATGAAATCCTGCTCGGCTTAGATCGCAATCCTACACTGTCTGGGCGCACGTTGATTTGGGATTATGCCTTCGAGCGTTTGAGCGATCGCCCTTGGCTGGGGTTCGGTCGCGGGTCATTTTGGACTGCGGGAGGGATTTATCAAATCGAGGCGGGGCAGAGATTTTCGTTGGGTCTCGAATACCTGCCGCCCCATTCCCATAATGGGTTTATTGACATGCTATTAGATGTAGGTGCGATCGGGTTTGCTTGCTTTGTCTTGAGTTGGGGAATTGGCTACTGTCGCGCCTTATCTAAGGCCTATTACTCAAATAGGGCCGGAGATTGGTTCCCCCTTTGTTTTCTCACGACGATCGTTGCCAATAACTTTACGGAAAGTCTTTTGATGAGGGATGCCTCAATTAATATCTTTTGGGTGCTATACCTAGCATCAGTATTTTCTCTCGGCCAAGCTCGGCCAAGTTTGTCGCGCGATTCAAAATAG